The following are encoded together in the Peromyscus leucopus breed LL Stock chromosome 1, UCI_PerLeu_2.1, whole genome shotgun sequence genome:
- the Dact3 gene encoding LOW QUALITY PROTEIN: dapper homolog 3 (The sequence of the model RefSeq protein was modified relative to this genomic sequence to represent the inferred CDS: inserted 1 base in 1 codon): MIRAFSFPVSPERGRLRGWLEGSLAGLCELHWLRERQEYRVQQALRLAQPGMGGAEAEDEEDAEEDEDAAAARRAAAALEEQLEALPGLIWDLGQQLGDLSLESGGLDQESGRSSGFYEDPSSTGGPDSPPSTFCGDSGFSGSGSYGRLGPSDPRGIYASERPKSLGDASPSAPESVGPRAAVPRSFSAPYPTAAGAEACSSAERRARAGPFLTPSPLHAVALRSPRPSGRAPCGXPDGAAGRPLDGYISALLRRRRRRGAGQPRTSPGGADGGARRQNGARPRPPEASPPPGGARPAREPSTERAWATAWEAEVAPEPAPPAAASPPSSPAEGRLVKAQYIPGAPAASRGLPGRAARRRAPPLTRGRSVEQSPPRERPRAAGRRGRLAEPSGRRGSPRARKAARSQSETSLLGRAHAAPPPKYPTAERDDPRPPRPRRGPAPAPTVQACRRWRSTAEIDAPDSRRARARVPAPRGPAPSPSAPSRRLLYGCAGSDSECSAVGRPVPLGRRMPSACGPGGYGESESSASEGESPAFSSASSDSDGSGGLVWPQQLVAAAGASPSGPGGAAGVATPAGPAKVFVKIKASHALKKKILRFRSGSLKVMTTV, encoded by the exons ATGATCCGGGCCTTCTCGTTCCCGGTGAGCCCGGAGCGGGGTCGGCTGCGGGGATGGTTGGAAGGCAGCCTGGCCGGGCTCTGCGAGTTGCATTGGCTCCGAGAGAGGCAGGAGTACCGCGTGCAGCAGGCGCTGCGGCTGGCCCAGCCCGGGATGGGGGGCGCCGAGGCCGAGGACGAGGAGGACGCCGAGGAGGACGAGGATGCGGCAGCGGCGCGCAGGGCCGCGGCAGCgctggaggagcagctg GAGGCCCTGCCTGGGCTCATCTGGGACCTGGGCCAGCAGCTGGGAGACCTGAGTCTGGAGTCTGGGGGCCTGGACCAGGAGAGTGGGCGAAGCTcag GCTTCTATGAAGACCCCAGTTCTACAGGAGGCCCCGATTCACCACCCTCTACCTTCTGTGGGGACAGTGGCTTCTCCGGATCTGGCTCCTATGGACGCCTGGGTCCCTCGGACCCCCGGGGCATCTATGCCAGCGAGAGACCCAAGTCCCTAG GTGACGCCAGTCCCAGCGCTCCGGAGTCGGTGGGCCCCCGGGCCGCGGTGCCTCGCTCCTTCTCAGCTCCCTACCCGACGGCGGCGGGCGCCGAGGCCTGCTCCTCCGCCGAGAGGCGTGCGCGAGCGGGGCCCTTCCTGACGCCCAGCCCGCTGCACGCCGTGGCCCTGCGCAGCCCACGGCCCAGCGGACGCGCGCCCTGCG TCCCCGACGGGGCGGCCGGCCGGCCCCTGGACGGCTACATCTCGGCGCTCCTGCGCAGGCGCCGCCGCCGGGGGGCGGGCCAACCGCGGACGAGTCCCGGGGGCGCGGACGGGGGCGCGCGGCGCCAGAACGGCGCGCGCCCGCGGCCGCCCGAAGCGTCCCCGCCCCCCGGAGGCGCGCGACCCGCGCGGGAGCCGTCGACGGAGCGCGCCTGGGCCACGGCGTGGGAGGCGGAGGTCGCACCCGAACCCGCGCCTCCAGCCGCCGCGTCGCCGCCCTCCAGCCCGGCTGAGGGCCGCCTGGTGAAGGCTCAGTACATCCCGGGCGCGCCTGCAGCCTCCAGGGGCCTTCCGGGCCGCGCCGCGCGCCGCCGGGCCCCGCCGCTCACGCGAGGTCGCAGCGTGGAGCAGTCCCCGCCCAGGGAGAGGCCACGCGCTGCGGGCCGCCGCGGCCGCCTGGCAGAGCCGTCGGGGCGCCGGGGATCCCCGAGGGCACGGAAAGCGGCGCGCTCGCAGTCCGAGACCAGCCTGCTGGGCCGCGCGCATGCCGCTCCGCCGCCCAAGTACCCCACGGCCGAGCGCGACGACCCCCGGCCGCCCCGCCCCCGGCGCGGCCCCGCGCCCGCACCCACCGTCCAGGCCTGCCGTCGGTGGCGCTCCACCGCGGAGATCGACGCGCCTGACAGCCGGCGCGCCCGCGCCCGCGTGCCCGCGCCGCGCGGCCCCGCGCCCTCGCCGTCCGCGCCCTCGCGCCGGCTACTGTACGGCTGCGCGGGCAGCGACTCCGAGTGCTCGGCGGTAGGGCGGCCGGTGCCGCTAGGCCGTCGGATGCCGTCGGCGTGCGGCCCCGGAGGTTATGGCGAGAGCGAGTCGAGCGCCAGCGAGGGCGAGTCACCCGCCTTCAGCTCTGCCTCCAGCGACTCCGACGGCAGCGGAGGCCTCGTGTGGCCTCAGCAGCTGGTGGCGGCCGCCGGAGCCTCGCCATCGGGGCCCGGGGGTGCGGCGGGTGTTGCGACCCCCGCGGGCCCCGCCAAGGTCTTCGTGAAGATCAAGGCATCGCACGCGCTGAAGAAAAAGATCCTGCGTTTCAGGTCCGGTTCTCTGAAGGTCATGACGACTGTGTGA